Proteins encoded in a region of the Populus nigra chromosome 3, ddPopNigr1.1, whole genome shotgun sequence genome:
- the LOC133688734 gene encoding protein SMALL AUXIN UP-REGULATED RNA 10-like isoform X2 yields the protein MDDNSSSKLTGIRQIVRLKEILHKWQSVTIGSKETSPPSGHPSNGIPPAVNKRLNSVKCCDSDEDSCHSPEPPADVPKGYLAVYVGPELRRFIIPTSYLSHSLFKVLLEKVEEEFGFDHTGALTIPCEIETFKFLLKCMESHPNDHDDEGSAEGALAIEE from the exons ATGGATGACAATAGTAGCAGCAAGTTGACTGGAATTCGGCAGATTGTTAGGCTAAAGGAAATTCTCCATAAGTGGCAATCTGTAACAATTGGCTCAAAGGAAACCAGCCCTCCCTCTGGTCATCCCTCCAATGGCATTCCACCAGCTGTTAATAAGAGGCTGAACAGTGTTAAGTGTTGCGATTCAGACGAGGACAGTTGCCACAGCCCAGAACCGCCAGCTGACGTACCCAAAGGGTATCTGGCGGTTTACGTTGGACCAGAGCTTCGGAGGTTTATCATCCCGACTAGCTACCTTAGCCACTCCCTGTTCAAGGTTTTGCTGGAAAAGGTTGAAGAGGAGTTTGGGTTTGATCATACTGGTGCGCTTACAATCCCATGTGAGATTGAGACCTTCAAATTTCTCCTAAAGTGCATGGAGAGCCATCCAAACGACCACGATGATGAAGGGTCAG CTGAAGGTGCTTTAGCTATTGAAGAGTAA
- the LOC133688734 gene encoding protein SMALL AUXIN UP-REGULATED RNA 10-like isoform X1, producing MDDNSSSKLTGIRQIVRLKEILHKWQSVTIGSKETSPPSGHPSNGIPPAVNKRLNSVKCCDSDEDSCHSPEPPADVPKGYLAVYVGPELRRFIIPTSYLSHSLFKVLLEKVEEEFGFDHTGALTIPCEIETFKFLLKCMESHPNDHDDEGSVSSPPSLMIPW from the exons ATGGATGACAATAGTAGCAGCAAGTTGACTGGAATTCGGCAGATTGTTAGGCTAAAGGAAATTCTCCATAAGTGGCAATCTGTAACAATTGGCTCAAAGGAAACCAGCCCTCCCTCTGGTCATCCCTCCAATGGCATTCCACCAGCTGTTAATAAGAGGCTGAACAGTGTTAAGTGTTGCGATTCAGACGAGGACAGTTGCCACAGCCCAGAACCGCCAGCTGACGTACCCAAAGGGTATCTGGCGGTTTACGTTGGACCAGAGCTTCGGAGGTTTATCATCCCGACTAGCTACCTTAGCCACTCCCTGTTCAAGGTTTTGCTGGAAAAGGTTGAAGAGGAGTTTGGGTTTGATCATACTGGTGCGCTTACAATCCCATGTGAGATTGAGACCTTCAAATTTCTCCTAAAGTGCATGGAGAGCCATCCAAACGACCACGATGATGAAGGGTCAG TATCGTCTCCTCCATCACTGATGATTCCTTGGTGA